CGACGCGGCTGGGGGTGGCGGCGGAGCGGTGCCTGGTGCTGGAGGACAGCGAAGCGGGCGTCCTCGCCGCCCGCGCCGCGGGGGCGGCGGCGTTGTTGATCACCCGCGGCGAGACGCCCTCCCGCGCGGCGCGCGAGGCGGCGACGTGGGAGGTCGCCTCGCTCGACGCCGTGCACCCGGCGTTCCCGCCGCCCACCTGAGCGACGCCGTATCGCGCGCCAGGACGCAGTGCGTCCGCGAACGGTGCCGTACGCTTTCGCACGGAGGGTTGCCGTGCTCGGACTGGTCTTCACGGAACTGCTGGCGGAACGGGAGCGAACCGCGTCGCTCGATGCGGTGGACCGCGTCCTGGCGAAGGCGGGCGTGCGCGGGGCGTACACGGCGTACGGCGTCTACCCCGACGCGGAGGCCCACGCGCTGATCCACGCGCTCGCTGCGGAGCGCGGCGAGGCGCCCGAGGCGGTGCAACGTTCGTGTGGGCGGCGGTTGTTCACGCGGTTCGCGGCGCACCACCCCGAGTGGGTCGACCCCCATGCCGACCCGATCGCGCTGCTCGAGCGACTCGAGGACCACGTGCATGCGTCGGTCCGCATGGTGTACGCCGACGCCGACCCGCCCCGCTTCGACGGCGTGCGTCTGGACGGCGGCGGGTTCCGCCTGACGTACCGCTCGCACCGCGGGATGGCCGCCCTCGCCGAGGGGTTGCTGCGCGGTGCCTTCGATCACTACGGGCTGGACGTCCGCCTCGAGACGCAGGGGCTCGCGCCGCACGACGGGACGCACGCGCGGTTCGACGTGTGGCCCGAGGGGGCCGCGTGAGCGACCCCGGCGACCGGCGGGACGACGCCGCCGATGCGGTCGACGTCGTCACCTGGCGGGCGCGCTTCGAGCGGGAACGCGAGGCGCGCGAGGAGGCGGAACGCCTCCTGCGCGACGTCTCCCGGGCGCGCCTCGAGGCGCAACGCGAGGCGGAACGCCAACGCGCCCTGCTCGACACGATGCTCGACAACGCCGACGCCTACTTCTACGTCAAGGACGAGGCGGGCCGTTTCGAGTACGTCAACGCCAAGGGCGCGCGGCTGTTCGGCCTGCCGCGCGACGCGATCGTGGGCCGGCACCAGAGCGAGATCCTGCCGCCCGAAATGAGCGAGGAGTTCGCGCGCAGCGACCGGGAGGTGTTCGAGACCCGCCGCTCGGTCGTGCTGCGCGAGCGCGGCGTCGACGAGCACGGCGAGCCGGTCACGTTCTGGACGACGAAGGCGCCGTTCACCGGGCCCGACGGAAGCTGTCGGCTGGTGGGCTTCTCGACCGACGTCACCGAACTCGACGACCTCCGCGCCGAACTCGAGCGGCTCGCGACGCTCGATCCGCTGACCGGGTTGCCGAACGCCCGGTCGTTCGACGCGTCGGCGGAGGCGGCGCTCGCCCGCGCCGAACGCGCCGGCGAGCCGCTCTCGGTGCTGCTGATGGACCTCGATCACTTCAAGACGGTCAACGACCGATTCGGGCACGCGGCCGGCGACGCGGTCCTCGCGCACGTCGCCGGCCTCCTGCGTGCGGGGGCGCGGACCGGGGACGTGCCCGCCCGGTTGGGGGGCGAGGAGTTCGTGGTGCTGTTGCCCGACATCGACCCCGCCGGCGCCCGACGCGTCGCGGAGCGCCTCCTCGCGACGCTGCGCGAGGCGCGGGTCGAGGTGGAGGGGAGCGAGGTCGCCGTGACCGCCAGCGTCGGGGTGGCCGCCTGGCGGCCGGGCGAAGCGAACCTGAGTCCGGCGCTGCGCCGCGCCGACCGCGCGATGTACCGCGCGAAGGACGCGGGCCGCGACGGCGTCGCGGGGGGCGAGGACGGGGCGTCCTGAGGGGTCGGGCGGCGCATCGAGGGCGGGCCCGAGGGCGGGCCCGAAGGGGGTGTGGACGATCTCACGTTCCACCCGACCCTTGGCACGAGCGGCACAAGATGTAGTACGCTCCCCTTCACGGCCAACCACCCATGGCCCTGGCCGCGCGTCCTTCCATCCGGAAGGGCCCGCCGCGATCGCCCCTCAGGGCGCTCCGGCCGACCGGGGGAAGCCGGTGCGAATCCGGCGCTGTCCCGCAACGGTGACGCGTACGCGCGAAGCCCGACCACCCGGCGCGCGACCCACCCCTCAGCCCTCGGTCGAAGGGCGGAAAGAGGTTCCATCGTGGATGCATCCCTCCGCGTGCCTTCGCCGCACGCGCCCCAGCCCACCCCGCCCGGCGGCGAGGTGCGTCACCGCACCCCCGCCCGCGAACCGTTCGCCTGGCTCAACGAGGACAGCCGCACCTTCCTGTCCAACGGCTACCTGCTGCCCGGCGTCACGCCCGAGGCCCGCATCCGCCAGCTGGCGGACCGCGCGGAGTCGTTGCTGCCCGGCATGGACGGCTTCGCGGACCGCTTCTTCGACTACATGAGCCGCGGCTGGTACTCGATGTCCAGCCCCATCTGGGCGAACTTCGGGCTGGCGCGCGGCCTGCCGATCTCCTGCTACGGCTCGTACGTGCCCGACAGCATGGACGGCATCCTGAACACCGCCGCGGAAGTCGGCATCATGAGCAAGTACGGCGGCGGCACCAGCGCCTACTTCGGGGACGTCCGGCATCGCGGCGCTGCGATCAAGGACAACGGCGAGTCCGAGGGCTCCGTCAACTTCATGCGGTTGTTCGACACGCTGATCGACGTCACCAAGCAGGGCGCGACCCGCCGCGGCTCCTTCGCGGCGTACCTCGACATCGATCACCCCGACGTCGCGGAGTACCTGGAGATCCGCAAGGAGGGCAACCCCATCCAGAACCTGTTCTTCGGGGTCGTCGTCTCCGACGCCTGGTTGCGTTCGATGGTCGACGGCGACGCGGAGAAGCGGGCGCTCTGGGCGAAGGTCCTGCAGACCCGCAGCGAGGTCGGCATGCCGTACGTGCTGTTCCAGGGCAACGCCTCCGCCGGCCGGCCCGACGTCTACCGCGACCAGGGGTACGAGGTGCGCTCCAGCAACCTCTGCAGCGAGATCATGCTGCCGGTCGGGGAGGACGAATCGTTCGTCTGCGACCTGGCCAGCATGAACCTGCGCTACTACGAGGAGTGGAAGGACACCGACGCCGTCCAGCTCCTGACCGCCTTCCTCGACGCCGTCATGAGCGAGTTCATCGAGTCGACCGCCGACATCCCGCACTTCCATCGCGCCCACCGGTTCGCGAAGCGCCACCGCGCGCTCGGCATCGGCGTGCTCGGCTGGCACTCCTACCTCCAGGAGCAACGCATTCCCTTCGGCAGCCTCATGGCCAGCCTGAAGAACAAGGAGATCTTCGAGCACATCCAGGCCGCCGCGCTCGAGGCCAGCGAAGACCTCGCCGACCGCTACGGCGAACCCGACGTCCTCGAGGGGTACGGCCGCCGCAACACCACCCTCACCGCCGTCGCCCCCACCACGAGCAGCAGCTTCATCCTCGGGCAGGCGTCGCCGTCGATCGAACCGATCCGCAGCAACTACTACGTCCGCGACCTCGCCAAGAGCGTCACGACGTTCCGCAACCCGGTGCTGCAGGAGGTCCTCGCCGAACGCGACCTCGACACCCCCGAAACCTGGCGCGACGTCCTCGAGCACGACGGCAGCGTCCAGCACCTCGACGCGCTCGGCGACGACGAGAAGGAGCTGTTCAAGACCTTCGCCGAAGTCAGCCAGCTCGACGTGATCGTGCAGGCCGGCCAACGCCAGGCGTTCATCGACCAGTCGCAGTCGCTCAACCTCATGATCCACCCCGACACCCCCGCCAAGGACCTCAACACCCTCCACCTCGAGGCGTGGGAGCGGGGCGTGAAGACCCTCTACTACCAGCACTCCATCAACGCCGCCCAGGCGTTCAGCCGCGAACTCCTCACCTGCACCGTCTGCGAGAGCTGATCCCCATGGCCCTGAGCACCCCCACCCCCACGACCGCCCCCGTCCCCCCGCGCCCGTCCGACGCCACGCACGCGCCCGACGCCGCGCACGCGCCCGACGCGCCGCGCCGCGACCGCGACCTGCTCGCCCCGCGCCTC
This sequence is a window from Trueperaceae bacterium. Protein-coding genes within it:
- a CDS encoding heme NO-binding domain-containing protein; translation: MLGLVFTELLAERERTASLDAVDRVLAKAGVRGAYTAYGVYPDAEAHALIHALAAERGEAPEAVQRSCGRRLFTRFAAHHPEWVDPHADPIALLERLEDHVHASVRMVYADADPPRFDGVRLDGGGFRLTYRSHRGMAALAEGLLRGAFDHYGLDVRLETQGLAPHDGTHARFDVWPEGAA
- a CDS encoding GGDEF domain-containing protein, with product MSDPGDRRDDAADAVDVVTWRARFEREREAREEAERLLRDVSRARLEAQREAERQRALLDTMLDNADAYFYVKDEAGRFEYVNAKGARLFGLPRDAIVGRHQSEILPPEMSEEFARSDREVFETRRSVVLRERGVDEHGEPVTFWTTKAPFTGPDGSCRLVGFSTDVTELDDLRAELERLATLDPLTGLPNARSFDASAEAALARAERAGEPLSVLLMDLDHFKTVNDRFGHAAGDAVLAHVAGLLRAGARTGDVPARLGGEEFVVLLPDIDPAGARRVAERLLATLREARVEVEGSEVAVTASVGVAAWRPGEANLSPALRRADRAMYRAKDAGRDGVAGGEDGAS
- a CDS encoding ribonucleoside-diphosphate reductase subunit alpha yields the protein MRHRTPAREPFAWLNEDSRTFLSNGYLLPGVTPEARIRQLADRAESLLPGMDGFADRFFDYMSRGWYSMSSPIWANFGLARGLPISCYGSYVPDSMDGILNTAAEVGIMSKYGGGTSAYFGDVRHRGAAIKDNGESEGSVNFMRLFDTLIDVTKQGATRRGSFAAYLDIDHPDVAEYLEIRKEGNPIQNLFFGVVVSDAWLRSMVDGDAEKRALWAKVLQTRSEVGMPYVLFQGNASAGRPDVYRDQGYEVRSSNLCSEIMLPVGEDESFVCDLASMNLRYYEEWKDTDAVQLLTAFLDAVMSEFIESTADIPHFHRAHRFAKRHRALGIGVLGWHSYLQEQRIPFGSLMASLKNKEIFEHIQAAALEASEDLADRYGEPDVLEGYGRRNTTLTAVAPTTSSSFILGQASPSIEPIRSNYYVRDLAKSVTTFRNPVLQEVLAERDLDTPETWRDVLEHDGSVQHLDALGDDEKELFKTFAEVSQLDVIVQAGQRQAFIDQSQSLNLMIHPDTPAKDLNTLHLEAWERGVKTLYYQHSINAAQAFSRELLTCTVCES